The following proteins are encoded in a genomic region of Astatotilapia calliptera chromosome 22, fAstCal1.2, whole genome shotgun sequence:
- the LOC113014091 gene encoding tubulin beta chain-like — MPHPPKPAGLSAATNSAQSVGQQPSLTSSALCSITNCPSIMREIVHIQAGQCGNQIGAKFWEVISDEHGIDPTGTYHGDSDLQLDRISVYYNEATGGKYVPRAILVDLEPGTMDSVRSGPFGQIFRPDNFVFGQSGAGNNWAKGHYTEGAELVDSVLDVVRKEAESCECLQGFQLTHSLGGGTGSGMGTLLISKIREEYPDRIMNTFSVVPSPKVSDTVVEPYNATLSVHQLVENTDETYCIDNEALYDICFRTLKLTTPTYGDLNHLVSATMSGVTTCLRFPGQLNADLRKLAVNMVPFPRLHFFMPGFAPLTSRGSQQYRALTVPELTQQVFDAKNMMAACDPRHGRYLTVAAVFRGRMSMKEVDEQMLNVQNKNSSYFVEWIPNNVKTAVCDIPPRGLKMAVTFIGNSTAIQELFKRISEQFTAMFRRKAFLHWYTGEGMDEMEFTEAESNMNDLVSEYQQYQDATAEEEGEFEEEVEEDA, encoded by the exons ATGCCCCACCCCCCGAAGCCAGCTGGACTCAGCGCTGCCACAAACTCTGCACAGTCAGTAGGTCAGCAGCCTTCACTTACTTCCAGCGCTCTCTGCTCCATCACCAACTGTCCATCCATCATGAGGGAAATCGTGCACATCCAGGCCGGCCAGTGCGGGAACCAGATTGGTGCTAAG TTCTGGGAGGTGATCAGCGACGAGCACGGCATCGACCCGACAGGCACCTACCACGGAGACAGCGACCTGCAGCTGGACAGGATCAGCGTGTACTACAATGAAGCCACAG GTGGGAAGTACGTGCCCAGGGCCATCCTAGTTGACCTGGAGCCAGGAACCATGGACTCAGTCCGTTCTGGACCCTTTGGGCAAATCTTCAGACCCGACAACTTTGTCTTTG GTCAAAGTGGGGCAGGAAACAACTGGGCTAAAGGTCACTACACGGAGGGGGCCGAGCTGGTGGATTCAGTCCTGGACGTGGTGAGGAAAGAGGCCGAGAGCTGCGAGTGCCTGCAGGGTTTCCAGCTCACGCACTCTCTGGGAGGAGGCACCGGCTCCGGCATGGGAACCCTGCTCATCAGCAAGATCAGAGAGGAGTACCCCGACCGCATCATGAACACCTTCAGTGTGGTGCCCTCCCCTAAG GTATCAGACACGGTGGTGGAGCCCTACAACGCCACGCTGTCCGTTCACCAGCTGGTAGAAAACACCGATGAGACCTACTGCATTGACAACGAAGCTCTTTATGACATTTGCTTCCGCACCCTCAAGCTCACTACGCCCACCTACGGCGACCTGAACCACCTGGTTTCGGCCACCATGAGCGGCGTGACCACCTGTCTGCGTTTCCCCGGGCAGCTGAACGCCGATCTGAGGAAGCTGGCCGTCAACATGGTGCCCTTCCCTCGTCTCCACTTCTTCATGCCCGGCTTCGCCCCTCTCACCAGCCGGGGGAGCCAGCAGTACCGCGCCCTCACCGTGCCGGAGCTCACCCAGCAGGTGTTCGACGCCAAAAACATGATGGCGGCTTGCGACCCTCGCCACGGACGCTACCTGACGGTGGCCGCCGTGTTCCGTGGGCGCATGTCCATGAAGGAGGTGGATGAGCAGATGCTGAACGTCCAAAACAAGAACAGCAGCTACTTTGTGGAGTGGATCCCCAACAACGTCAAGACGGCCGTCTGCGACATCCCGCCGCGAGGCCTCAAGATGGCCGTGACCTTCATCGGCAACAGCACGGCCATTCAGGAGCTGTTCAAGCGCATCTCCGAGCAGTTCACGGCCATGTTCCGCCGCAAGGCCTTCCTCCACTGGTACACCGGCGAGGGCATGGATGAGATGGAGTTCACCGAGGCAGAGAGCAACATGAACGACCTGGTGTCAGAGTACCAGCAGTACCAGGACGCCACCGccgaggaggagggggagtttgaggaggaggtggaggaagatgcCTAA
- the LOC113014090 gene encoding uncharacterized protein LOC113014090 isoform X2 — protein sequence MKVIGAAVLSVLFSTVLPVSAKVKTEHRTAFFGEDVHIDVPRGNGSEVIFKSATSESYDMPLITAGKVVNHNISYSNTLGYLVLEDVQEQNEGTYIIKDTNNPNTERHFKLIVKDCALEQIVKYGETYYIHLSNIKGPITLEFRPSPSQLNQSETQYTTEPPPVVLYDQTGVLAEEYMKRLSVSEKRVVLHSVRMTDEGSFTVKDSEGKVKIRTCLNVRDHLYFKHLAYGDNFNMQLHLPYSSVNVVFKPKSDSRGRAIVDEGVVVTPMDPLLEGRVNVEGSHLTLKKVQVSDSGVFSVTDLAGHLVAAVYIDVAPYKLPPLTLAILALLGLVALMLLACLLSCIYKVHKRNEKNKKLTLIAQQAGKSDGEAFRQEPHTEPLLGGS from the exons ATGAAAGTAATCGGCGCCGCAGTGCTCAGCGTCCTGTTCAGCACGG TCCTGCCAGTATCTGCAAAAG TAAAAACAGAACACAGGACAGCTTTCTTTGGCGAGGACGTCCACATCGATGTCCCACGCGGGAATGGCAGCGAGGTCATCTTTAAATCTGCGACCAGCGAGTCCTACGACATGCCGCTGATCACAGCGGGGAAAGTGGTGAATCACAACATTTCCTATTCCAACACTTTGGGCTACCTGGTGCTGGAAGACGTGCAGGAGCAGAACGAGGGCACGTACATCATCAAGGACACAAACAATCCGAACACTGAAAGGCACTTCAAACTCATCGTCAAGG ACTGCGCTTTGGAGCAAATTGTCAAATACGGAGAAACCTACTACATCCATCTTAGCAACATTAAAGGACCCATCACCCTGGAGTTCAG GCCCAGTCCGTCTCAACTTAATCAGTCAGAGACGCAGTACACAACCGAGCCTCCACCTGTGGTGCTGTACGACCAGACGGGTGTGTTGGCAGAAGAATACATGAAACGCCTCAGCGTGTCGGAGAAGCGTGTGGTGCTGCACTCGGTCAGGATGACAGATGAAGGCAGCTTTACAGTAAAAGACAGCGAGGGCAAAGTCAAGATTCGGACCTGCCTGAATGTCAGAG ATCACCTGTATTTCAAGCACCTCGCTTATGGAGACAACTTCAACATGCAGCTCCACCTGCCCTACTCCAGCGTCAACGTCGTCTTCAAGCCCAAATCAGACAGTCGGGGCCGAGCCATCGTGGACGAGGGGGTTGTGGTGACGCCGATGGACCCGCTGCTGGAGGGCAGGGTGAACGTGGAGGGTTCACATCTCACCTTGAAGAAGGTCCAAGTGTCTGACTCGGGCGTCTTCAGTGTGACAGACCTGGCTGGGCATCTTGTAGCTGCTGTCTACATAGATGTAGCCC CTTATAAGCTGCCTCCCCTGACTCTGGCCATCCTCGCGCTGCTGGGCCTGGTTGCCCTCATGCTGCTGGCGTGCCTGCTGTCCTGCATCTATAAAGTACATAAGAGGAACGAGAAGAACAAGAAGTTGACGCTTATTGCTCAGCAGGCTGGCAAGAGTGACGGCGAGGCTTTCAGACAG GAGCCTCACACGGAGCCTCTTCTTG